One stretch of Hevea brasiliensis isolate MT/VB/25A 57/8 chromosome 12, ASM3005281v1, whole genome shotgun sequence DNA includes these proteins:
- the LOC110655226 gene encoding thioredoxin H-type, with the protein MAEEGQVIACHTVQAWTEQLEKGQESKKLIVVDFTASWCGPCRFISPILAEFAKKMPHVTFLKVDVDELKTVAEDWAVEAMPTFMFLKEGKIIDKVVGAKKEELQQTIAKHATEVAAA; encoded by the exons ATGGCTGAAGAAGGACAAGTGATTGCTTGCCACACCGTTCAGGCCTGGACCGAGCAGCTCGAGAAGGGACAGGAGAGCAAGAAATTG ATTGTGGTGGATTTTACTGCTTCCTGGTGTGGGCCCTGTCGTTTCATCAGTCCAATTCTGGCAGAGTTCGCCAAGAAGATGCCACATGTCACGTTCTTGAAGGTGGATGTGGATGAATTGAAG ACTGTTGCTGAGGATTGGGCTGTCGAGGCAATGCCAACTTTTATGTTCTTGAAAGAAGGAAAAATAATCGACAAGGTTGTGGGTGCCAAGAAAGAGGAACTGCAGCAGACCATTGCAAAGCATGCTACTGAGGTGGCAGCAGCGTAA
- the LOC110655218 gene encoding dihydroflavonol 4-reductase produces the protein MGSESKTVCVTGASGFIGSWLVMRLLERGYTVRATVRDPGNAKKVQHLVELPKAKTHLTLWKADLSVEGSFDEAIQGCTGVFHVATPMDFESTDPENEVIRPTINGVLDILKSCVKAETVRRVVFTSSAGTVDVQETPKAMYDETCWSDLDFILAKKMTGWMYFVSKTLAEKEAWKFAKENKIDFISIIPPLVVGPFLMASMPPSLITALSPITGTESHYHIIKQGQFIHLDDLCLAHIYLFENPKAQGRYICSSDEATIYELAKLLSEKYPEYNVPSKFKGIDENLQKIVFSSKKLTDLGFEFKYSLEDMFTGAIETCRAKGLIPVSYEPSVSC, from the exons ATGGGATCTGAAAGCAAAACTGTTTGCGTGACCGGTGCCTCCGGGTTCATCGGCTCGTGGCTCGTTATGAGACTACTCGAGCGTGGTTACACAGTTCGAGCCACTGTGCGTGACCCTG GTAATGCAAAGAAGGTGCAACATTTGGTGGAACTACCCAAAGCTAAGACCCACCTCACTCTATGGAAAGCTGATCTCTCCGTGGAGGGTAGCTTTGACGAAGCAATCCAAGGCTGCACCGGTGTTTTCCACGTTGCCACCCCAATGGATTTTGAGTCCACCGACCCTGAG AATGAAGTGATAAGGCCAACAATAAATGGTGTATTAGACATCCTGAAATCATGTGTGAAGGCAGAAACTGTTAGAAGGGTAGTTTTTACCTCATCTGCTGGAACTGTTGATGTTCAAGAAACACCAAAAGCAATGTATGATGAAACTTGCTGGAGTGATTTGGACTTTATCCTGGCCAAAAAGATGACTGGATGG ATGTACTTCGTATCCAAGACTCTAGCAGAGAAAGAAGCATGGAAATttgctaaagaaaataaaattgattttattagTATCATACCACCACTTGTGGTTGGTCCATTTCTGATGGCATCAATGCCACCCAGCCTCATAACAGCACTTTCTCCAATCACTG GTACAGAATCGCATTACCACATTATAAAGCAAGGCCAATTCATTCACTTAGATGATCTCTGCTTGGCTCATATATATTTGTTCGAGAATCCTAAAGCACAAGGACGGTACATATGCTCCTCAGATGAAGCCACCATTTATGAACTTGCGAAATTGCTCAGCGAAAAATACCCAGAATATAATGTTCCTTCAAA GTTCAAGGGCATTGACGAGAACTTGCAGAAAATAGTTTTCTCATCGAAAAAGCTGACGGACTTGGGATTTGAATTCAAATACAGCTTGGAGGATATGTTTACTGGAGCTATAGAAACATGCAGAGCAAAGGGATTAATTCCTGTTTCTTATGAGCCTTCTGTTTCTTGTTAG